A window of the Leptospira venezuelensis genome harbors these coding sequences:
- a CDS encoding AbrB family transcriptional regulator, translating into MIKKLIQHGNSSALIIEKPILELLSITSDTSLDIKTDGKSLIITPIDNRIETSLDKINKKHSKTLKRLAE; encoded by the coding sequence ATGATTAAAAAGCTAATACAGCATGGCAATAGTTCTGCGTTGATAATTGAAAAGCCTATTCTTGAGCTTTTAAGTATTACTTCTGATACTTCCTTAGATATTAAGACCGATGGTAAAAGCTTAATAATCACCCCAATTGATAATCGAATAGAAACTTCTTTGGATAAAATTAATAAAAAACATAGCAAGACATTAAAGCGACTCGCTGAATGA